The following proteins are encoded in a genomic region of Trichoplusia ni isolate ovarian cell line Hi5 chromosome 18, tn1, whole genome shotgun sequence:
- the LOC113502947 gene encoding thioredoxin-like protein 4A → MSYMLGHLHNGWQVDQAILSEEDRVVVIRFGHDWDPTCMKMDEVLYSIAEKVKNFAVIYLVDITEVPDFNKMYELYDPCTVMFFFRNKHIMIDLGTGNNNKINWPLEDKQEMIDIIETVYRGARKGRGLVVSPKDYSTKYRY, encoded by the exons ATGAGTTACATGCTGGGACATCTACACAACGGCTGGCAAGTAGACCAAGCCATACTGTCGGAAGAAGACCGTGTTGTT GTCATAAGGTTCGGCCACGATTGGGACCCGACCTGCATGAAGATGGACGAGGTTTTGTACAGTATCGCAGAAAAAGTCAAGAACTTCGCCGTCATATACCTCGTGGACATCACTGAAGTACCAgactttaataaaat GTATGAATTGTATGATCCCTGCACGGTGATGTTCTTCTTCCGCAACAAGCACATCATGATTGATCTGGGCACGGGAAACAACAACAAGATCAACTGGCCCCTGGAGGACAAGCAGGAAATGATCGACATCATAGAGACTGTGTACCGTGGTGCTCGCAAGGGCCGTGGTCTTGTCGTGTCACCCAAGGATTACTCCACCAAGTACAGATACTAA